In Populus alba chromosome 9, ASM523922v2, whole genome shotgun sequence, a genomic segment contains:
- the LOC140954200 gene encoding AAA-ATPase At3g50940-like has translation MFWSPKTMFPSSSATQMPSAKTMISAAASAAATIVLFRSLVKEYLPYEFRRYIFYKLKTLINSFSSEFTLVIEEYDNLNQNNIFKAAELYIETIIPPDAKKLKISLIKKESNFSLSLDRNQEIVDTFNGVTLKWKFISKKGPTKYIPSPHNFNSIPNNEDNFFELSFHKKHRDMVIDVYLKHVIKKSKETKEEKKSLKLFTLTPDRMPGRRGDVWQPVNLHHPATFDTLAMDMERKRLIVEDLERFVKRREFYRRVGKAWKRGYLLFGPPGTGKSSLIAAIANYLNFDIYDLELTDLRTNSELRNLLISTENKSVLVVEDIDCSIELQDRLAQARATMPSRHNPAYNQVNQYQVTLSGLLNFVDGLWSSCGDERIIIFTTNHKERLDPALLRPGRMDVHIHMSYCTPCGFKLLASNYLGFTEHPLFPCVEALIEKARVTPAEVGEQLLRYEEPESAIRGLIEFLEDKSERLKREDGNKDSNGESGTAEGKLAQELDGNNGEVVKKEEGAQEPDGENGEIVKEERGIGEQW, from the exons ATGTTTTGGAGCCCTAAAACCATGTTTCCCAGCAGTTCAGCCACCCAAATGCCCTCCGCTAAGACTATGATCTCTGCAGCAGCCTCAGCTGCTGCCACAATCGTGCTCTTCCGCTCCCTTGTTAAGGAGTATCTTCCTTATGAGTTCCGAAGATACATCTTCTACAAACTCAAAACCTTGATCAACTCTTTTTCTTCGGAGTTCACTTTAGTTATTGAAGAATATGACAACCTTAACCAAAACAATATCTTCAAAGCCGCAGAGCTCTATATTGAGACCATAATTCCTCCGGATGCAAAGAAACTCAAGATCTCACTGATCAAGAAAGAGAGTAATTTCTCACTCTCTTTAGATAGAAACCAAGAAATCGTTGATACCTTTAATGGGGTTACTCTGAAATGGAAGTTCATCTCAAAAAAAGGGCCAACAAAATATATACCAAGCCCtcataattttaattctataCCAAACAATGAGGATAATTTCTTTGAGTTGAGTTTTCACAAGAAGCATAGGGATATGGTTATTGATGTTTATTTAAAGCACgtgattaaaaaatcaaaagaaacgaaagaggagaagaagagtttgAAGCTTTTCACGCTAACCCCTGACAGGATGCCGGGGAGGAGAGGGGATGTTTGGCAGCCAGTGAATCTTCATCATCCTGCTACATTCGATACGTTAGCAATGGATATGGAAAGGAAGAGGTTGATCGTGGAGGATCTTGAGAGGTTTGTGAAGAGAAGGGAGTTCTATAGGAGGGTAGGCAAGGCATGGAAACGTGGGTACTTACTGTTTGGTCCACCAGGGACTGGAAAGTCGAGCTTGATTGCTGCAATAGCTAACTatcttaattttgatatttatgatCTGGAATTGACTGATCTTAGGACCAATTCTGAGCTTAGAAATTTGTTGATCTCAACTGAGAATAAGTCCGTACTTGTGGTGGAGGACATCGACTGTTCCATTGAATTACAGGATAGGCTTGCACAAGCCAGAGCAACGATGCCTTCTCGACATAATCCAGCATATAACCAAGTAAACCAG TATCAGGTGACCCTATCAGGATTGCTCAACTTTGTGGATGGATTATGGTCAAGCTGTGGGGATGAACGAATCATAATATTCACTACCAATCACAAAGAAAGACTTGATCCTGCTTTGTTGCGACCTGGTCGTATGGATGTGCACATTCACATGTCCTACTGCACTCCATGTGGATTCAAATTGCTGGCCTCCAACTACCTCGGGTTTACAGAGCACCCACTTTTCCCTTGTGTCGAAGCCCTAATAGAGAAAGCAAGGGTTACTCCTGCAGAAGTAGGTGAGCAACTGCTGAGATACGAGGAGCCAGAGAGTGCTATAAGAGGTCTTATTGAGTTCCTCGAGGATAAGAGCGAAAGATTGAAGAGAGAGGACGGAAACAAAGATAGCAATGGTGAATCAGGAACAGCAGAGGGAAAACTTGCACAAGAGCTTGACGGGAACAATGGTGAAGTAGTGAAAAAAGAGGAAGGTGCACAAGAGCCAGATGGtgaaaatggtgaaattg